A region from the Aquimarina sp. ERC-38 genome encodes:
- a CDS encoding PepSY-associated TM helix domain-containing protein has protein sequence MVEKKSKKNKRKLILQVHKILGLLTGIVVLIVSITGCLWVFKEEIEGFYDDYSQVAVQELNFIDASQVKTIAESIIPGKTIHGVIYGPPDEALEVVFYEAEPEVFYQSVFLNPYTGEFLKRIDRNSGFFAFVLDGHLHLWLPKAIGSLVVSYAILLFLLIIISGLILWWPKNRKNFRQRLQFHWKSSTRWKRKNFDLHTIIGFYISSFTLIFAFTGCIMAFNWFYFIAYKATGGDKDPRFVVPNSEIAYNQTSEEQLAYDQLVPRLKETYKEAKSFELHYPESDTTSILVEVSNSKGLYYNMDYLFFDQNTLKELEVNSIYGKYQNADFADKVIRMNYDIHIGAIGGLAGKLIAFLASLIAASLPVTGIILWYGKKFKNIKKPELVLKN, from the coding sequence ATGGTCGAAAAAAAGAGCAAAAAAAACAAAAGAAAACTGATTCTTCAGGTTCATAAAATCCTGGGGTTACTTACCGGAATTGTTGTCCTTATTGTATCAATAACCGGATGCTTGTGGGTTTTTAAAGAAGAGATTGAAGGTTTCTACGATGATTATAGTCAGGTTGCTGTACAGGAATTGAATTTTATAGATGCATCGCAAGTGAAAACTATTGCGGAAAGCATTATACCCGGTAAAACTATTCATGGTGTTATTTATGGTCCGCCAGACGAAGCGTTGGAAGTTGTTTTTTATGAAGCCGAACCCGAGGTTTTTTATCAATCGGTATTTCTCAACCCTTACACGGGAGAATTTCTAAAAAGAATTGATCGGAATTCCGGTTTTTTTGCTTTTGTACTGGATGGTCATTTACATTTATGGCTGCCTAAAGCTATCGGTTCCCTAGTAGTATCCTATGCTATCTTGTTATTTTTATTAATCATCATAAGTGGACTGATTTTATGGTGGCCTAAAAACCGGAAAAACTTTCGTCAACGACTACAGTTCCACTGGAAAAGTTCTACCCGATGGAAACGTAAAAATTTTGACCTACATACTATTATTGGATTTTACATTTCTTCTTTTACCTTAATTTTTGCTTTTACCGGATGTATCATGGCGTTTAACTGGTTCTACTTTATTGCCTACAAAGCAACCGGGGGTGATAAAGATCCACGGTTTGTAGTACCCAATAGCGAAATTGCGTATAATCAAACTTCCGAGGAACAACTGGCATATGACCAATTGGTTCCGCGATTAAAAGAAACCTATAAAGAAGCTAAAAGTTTTGAACTGCACTACCCGGAGAGTGATACCACTTCTATCTTGGTAGAGGTAAGTAATTCCAAAGGTTTATATTATAATATGGACTATTTATTTTTTGACCAAAACACATTAAAAGAACTGGAAGTTAATAGCATTTATGGCAAGTATCAGAACGCAGACTTTGCAGATAAAGTTATCCGAATGAACTACGACATTCATATTGGGGCTATCGGGGGACTTGCCGGAAAACTTATTGCCTTCCTGGCGAGTTTAATTGCAGCATCACTGCCTGTTACCGGTATTATATTATGGTATGGCAAGAAGTTTAAGAACATAAAGAAGCCAGAATTAGTTCTCAAAAATTGA
- a CDS encoding DUF4374 domain-containing protein: MNISKYFKNALPYAFVGVSLLFVSCNNSDDDTPNPDPDPGVTTSSKYVLSFQDVAADNSTVDFLLEVPDLASLQSGELSVKGQGIPQIGWRFAEQAGNSVFSIGFSDDNRAIAYQLNEEGSLTERTNFTFDNNLDKTIARIDKNTLLTVDLARAVAVSADNVPSIPELVFTIINGETGQAERIESSAVDNQLNFQNDPENPVNLETSYLPWITGMELRGNQLFVSYHKLAVDGSFKMIEADKANVAILNYPEMTVSTLLEEDRANAIGINSQTGLHQTENNTMYTFSSSASNVMGFFGETDNPTTILRILPGATNFDDTYDFDVENAPNGGKIFWMDYVGNNKAIARILAEDNVTDIGDWGVFSEQGNFFKLVIIDLEAKTVTNVSGMPLHANRYTANTYLEDGKAYISARTGAATEVGTISDAGETSIYIIDPEAATAIKGATIDGVAVKGIFKISNE; the protein is encoded by the coding sequence ATGAACATTTCTAAATATTTCAAAAACGCTTTACCATACGCCTTTGTGGGTGTATCACTACTTTTTGTTTCCTGTAACAACTCTGATGATGATACTCCGAACCCGGATCCAGATCCCGGAGTAACGACTTCGTCTAAATATGTACTAAGTTTTCAGGATGTTGCCGCAGACAATTCAACCGTAGACTTTTTATTAGAGGTACCGGATTTAGCCTCCTTACAATCAGGAGAGCTATCCGTTAAAGGTCAGGGAATTCCGCAGATTGGTTGGCGTTTTGCAGAGCAGGCAGGAAATTCTGTTTTTAGTATTGGATTTTCGGATGATAATAGAGCCATAGCGTACCAGTTGAACGAAGAAGGAAGTTTAACAGAACGTACCAATTTTACCTTTGACAATAACTTGGATAAAACCATCGCCCGAATTGATAAGAATACACTTTTAACTGTGGATTTAGCCAGGGCTGTCGCGGTGTCTGCGGATAATGTACCTTCAATTCCCGAATTGGTTTTTACCATTATAAATGGAGAAACAGGTCAGGCAGAACGCATTGAAAGTAGTGCAGTAGACAATCAATTGAACTTTCAGAACGATCCCGAGAATCCGGTAAACCTCGAAACCTCATATCTACCCTGGATTACCGGGATGGAACTTAGAGGAAATCAATTATTTGTTTCCTATCATAAACTAGCTGTAGATGGTTCTTTTAAAATGATAGAAGCCGATAAGGCCAACGTAGCTATCTTAAATTATCCAGAAATGACGGTTAGTACCTTGCTAGAAGAGGACAGAGCGAATGCTATTGGTATCAATAGCCAAACCGGGTTGCATCAAACGGAAAATAATACCATGTATACCTTTTCCTCTTCAGCATCTAATGTAATGGGATTCTTTGGAGAAACCGATAATCCTACGACCATTCTTCGAATTCTTCCTGGAGCCACTAATTTTGATGACACCTATGATTTTGATGTTGAAAATGCGCCTAACGGAGGTAAAATCTTTTGGATGGACTATGTCGGAAACAACAAAGCTATTGCCCGGATATTAGCAGAAGATAATGTGACAGATATCGGGGATTGGGGCGTATTTAGTGAACAAGGTAATTTCTTTAAATTGGTTATAATTGACCTAGAAGCAAAAACCGTTACAAATGTTTCCGGAATGCCCTTACATGCTAATCGCTATACCGCGAATACTTATTTAGAGGATGGAAAAGCATACATCAGTGCGCGAACCGGAGCCGCAACCGAGGTCGGAACCATATCGGATGCCGGCGAGACAAGTATCTATATCATAGATCCTGAAGCCGCAACCGCCATCAAAGGAGCAACCATTGACGGAGTCGCAGTAAAAGGTATTTTTAAGATTAGTAACGAGTAG
- a CDS encoding TonB-dependent receptor → MNLFFLKKIYCYLCFFGCIYQSYSQSKITGTVTDESYQPIVGVTVSVVEKKGVGTLTDVAGNFSLTLPEGSFTLSFDYLGYRSLTYTVEVALTSKENIAIVLKRDEELLEDVTVIGKSEANRIKEQALTVNVIETEGLKNSSVDINMLLNTLPGVVVRENGGLGADFSFSINGFSGNQVRFFIDGIPQDNLGSSLTFNNFPANLVERVEVYKGVVPIFLGADALGGAVNIITNQKKESFLDVAFDTGSFNTQRASINGNYFSKKGFTLAVSSFFNYSNNDYTINGNEFNQDGFTLRDSLGNETGERQPTAQRFHDAYTSGMVWLKTGWVAQKFADKLLLSAIYSANDNEIQHGITPQVPFGNVRRKEQARLISLQFQKDSLFSQNIKAKIYGEFAEVTSKIIDTSSQVFDWLGNSRMRSNTVLGETGRSKTLFQFDDSRRIVNASFQYKINFQHTINLNYTKNYLKRQGEDPLSVIPIAFEDPQVIDKNIIGLSYSLKAFENQLSATAFTKGFFVGIESVLEDVFASNPDEQFTSFESTYNNFGYGIAVSYQIHPTLQVKFSFENTFRVPEGYEFFGDGLNLLPNPTLEPEESQNVNVGVLWNYRADNTNQYQIDANLFNRNSNNRLFLFTRGVQGFYINLTDVNTIGVDGQISISLQDNLYLKANATHQYLTNTDTEERIANEPYFFGNLETGYTFKNLIRKQGDLSLKWNTLFTEAFPSQSFTSAAEDERFSIPQQWSHNLEFGYSLRNNQYNLSFQIRNITNARLYDNLNVQKPGRAFFLKLRYYLTNS, encoded by the coding sequence AAAAAAGGGGTTGGCACTCTGACGGATGTTGCGGGTAATTTTAGTCTTACGCTTCCAGAGGGTTCGTTTACGCTAAGTTTTGATTACTTAGGGTATCGTTCACTTACTTATACAGTAGAGGTGGCTTTAACTTCAAAAGAAAACATTGCTATTGTTTTAAAGAGAGATGAAGAATTATTAGAAGATGTTACTGTTATTGGTAAAAGTGAAGCGAATCGTATTAAGGAACAGGCACTTACCGTTAATGTTATTGAAACGGAAGGATTAAAAAATAGTAGCGTAGATATTAATATGCTACTCAATACCTTACCGGGGGTAGTAGTAAGAGAGAATGGTGGGTTAGGTGCGGATTTTAGTTTTTCCATTAATGGATTCTCTGGGAATCAGGTACGATTTTTTATTGACGGGATTCCCCAAGATAACCTGGGGTCTTCGTTGACTTTCAATAATTTTCCAGCTAATTTGGTAGAGCGAGTTGAAGTTTACAAAGGAGTAGTTCCTATATTTTTGGGAGCTGATGCACTGGGAGGTGCGGTTAATATTATCACCAATCAGAAAAAAGAGTCTTTTCTTGATGTAGCTTTTGATACCGGATCTTTTAACACCCAGCGAGCTTCGATAAATGGTAATTATTTCAGCAAAAAAGGATTTACCCTAGCGGTAAGTTCTTTCTTTAATTATTCGAATAACGATTACACGATAAATGGAAATGAATTTAATCAGGATGGATTTACGCTAAGAGATTCCTTAGGTAATGAAACCGGAGAACGGCAGCCTACCGCACAACGTTTTCACGATGCCTACACCTCGGGTATGGTCTGGTTAAAAACCGGTTGGGTCGCTCAAAAATTTGCAGATAAGCTATTATTGAGTGCCATTTATTCAGCAAATGACAACGAAATTCAGCATGGAATTACGCCCCAGGTGCCTTTTGGAAACGTCCGCAGAAAAGAACAAGCGCGACTTATTTCATTACAATTTCAAAAAGACTCGCTTTTTAGTCAAAACATAAAAGCTAAAATTTACGGAGAGTTTGCAGAAGTCACCTCTAAAATTATCGATACCTCTTCCCAGGTATTTGATTGGTTGGGCAATTCAAGAATGCGATCGAATACGGTTTTGGGAGAAACCGGAAGGTCCAAAACTTTATTTCAGTTTGATGATTCCCGAAGAATTGTGAATGCTTCTTTTCAATATAAAATTAATTTTCAGCATACCATTAATCTCAATTACACTAAAAATTATTTAAAAAGACAAGGCGAAGATCCATTGAGCGTAATTCCTATCGCGTTTGAAGATCCGCAGGTAATTGATAAAAATATTATCGGGCTATCCTATTCCCTAAAAGCATTTGAAAACCAACTCTCGGCCACTGCTTTTACTAAAGGTTTTTTTGTTGGAATTGAAAGTGTTTTGGAAGATGTATTTGCCAGTAATCCGGATGAGCAATTTACCAGTTTTGAATCAACGTACAATAATTTTGGATATGGGATAGCTGTTTCGTATCAAATTCATCCTACCCTACAGGTGAAATTTTCCTTTGAAAATACCTTTAGAGTACCGGAGGGCTATGAGTTTTTTGGAGATGGACTTAATTTACTCCCTAATCCTACTTTAGAACCCGAAGAAAGCCAAAATGTAAATGTTGGAGTGCTTTGGAACTATCGAGCTGACAATACGAATCAATACCAGATCGATGCAAACCTCTTTAATCGCAACAGTAACAATCGACTTTTTTTATTTACCCGGGGTGTACAGGGGTTTTATATTAACCTGACTGACGTAAATACCATAGGCGTTGACGGACAAATAAGCATAAGCCTGCAAGATAATTTGTATCTGAAAGCTAACGCCACTCACCAATACCTTACCAATACAGATACTGAGGAGCGTATTGCTAATGAACCTTATTTTTTCGGAAACCTGGAAACTGGATATACTTTTAAAAACCTGATCAGAAAACAAGGGGATCTATCTTTAAAATGGAACACTTTGTTTACCGAAGCCTTTCCTTCACAATCGTTTACCAGCGCTGCCGAAGATGAACGTTTTTCGATTCCGCAACAATGGTCTCATAACCTAGAATTCGGGTATAGCCTACGTAATAATCAATATAATCTCTCATTTCAGATCAGAAATATTACAAACGCCCGATTGTACGATAACCTGAATGTACAAAAACCGGGTAGGGCATTTTTTCTAAAACTCAGGTATTATTTAACTAATTCGTAA